A region of Vibrio tubiashii ATCC 19109 DNA encodes the following proteins:
- a CDS encoding glycoside hydrolase family 13 protein: MEKRWWHDSVVYQIYPRSFCDSNNDGIGDLQGIISKLDYLDKLGIDVIWLSPVYQSPMDDNGYDISDYQAIAPEFGSMEDMRELIAQAKQRSIRIVMDLVVNHTSDEHPWFVEAKQNPDSEYREFYIWRDANPDGTPPSQIDSIFGGSAWQWDEKNQQYYFHLFSKRQPDLNWENPNVHAKVFEMMNWWIEQGIGGFRLDVIDLIGKEIDKGITGNGDRLHPLLQKMNQATFGDKDLLTVGETWGATPEIAKLYSDPARHELSMVFQFEHITLTWQNGDKWRPVPLDLNEFKRVLTKWQVELKSQGWNSLFWNNHDLPRVVSKYGCDKRYRVESAKMLATTLHFMKGTPYIYQGEEIGMTNVAFEYIEQYKDIETLNFYKVKTESGVSHEHMMTAIHENGRDNARTPMQWNGDHHAGFTNGTPWIEVNPNYTEINVAKALADKDSIFYHYQQLISLRKAHPVIVYGDFIPLLEDHPQLFAYERKGLEEHIVVFSNFSAESISVELPNHLVGQQVKTLISNGHSLESLSNEIDLEPFESIVVKL, encoded by the coding sequence ATGGAAAAACGTTGGTGGCATGACAGTGTGGTCTATCAGATCTATCCACGCAGCTTTTGTGATTCAAACAACGATGGTATTGGTGACCTTCAAGGCATCATCAGCAAACTCGACTATCTAGATAAACTCGGTATTGACGTTATTTGGCTCTCTCCTGTTTATCAGTCACCAATGGACGACAACGGCTACGATATTTCAGATTATCAAGCTATCGCACCTGAATTTGGCTCCATGGAAGATATGCGCGAGCTGATTGCACAAGCTAAACAGCGCAGTATTCGCATCGTCATGGATTTAGTGGTCAACCATACCTCTGATGAACACCCTTGGTTTGTTGAAGCAAAGCAAAACCCTGACAGCGAATATCGAGAGTTCTACATTTGGCGCGACGCCAATCCAGATGGAACACCACCGAGCCAGATCGACTCTATTTTTGGTGGCAGCGCGTGGCAGTGGGATGAAAAGAATCAGCAGTACTATTTCCATCTATTTTCAAAACGCCAACCTGACTTAAACTGGGAAAACCCAAACGTCCACGCCAAAGTGTTCGAGATGATGAACTGGTGGATCGAGCAAGGGATTGGTGGTTTCCGATTAGATGTAATCGACCTTATCGGTAAAGAGATCGATAAAGGCATAACAGGCAACGGTGATCGCCTGCATCCATTACTGCAGAAAATGAACCAAGCAACGTTTGGTGACAAAGACTTACTCACGGTTGGTGAAACGTGGGGGGCAACGCCAGAGATTGCTAAACTGTATAGCGATCCTGCAAGGCATGAGCTTTCTATGGTGTTTCAGTTTGAACACATCACGCTGACTTGGCAAAACGGTGATAAATGGCGACCAGTCCCCCTCGATTTAAACGAGTTTAAGCGCGTACTAACAAAATGGCAGGTTGAGCTAAAAAGCCAAGGTTGGAACTCACTATTTTGGAATAACCACGATCTCCCACGTGTCGTCTCAAAATATGGCTGTGACAAGCGATATCGAGTTGAATCTGCCAAGATGCTCGCCACGACTTTGCACTTTATGAAAGGCACGCCTTACATCTATCAAGGCGAAGAGATTGGCATGACCAACGTTGCGTTTGAATACATTGAACAATACAAAGATATCGAAACACTCAATTTCTATAAGGTGAAGACAGAATCGGGCGTGAGTCATGAGCACATGATGACAGCCATCCATGAAAATGGCCGCGATAACGCGCGTACGCCAATGCAATGGAATGGTGACCATCATGCCGGCTTTACCAATGGTACTCCGTGGATAGAGGTCAACCCAAACTACACAGAAATCAATGTCGCTAAAGCACTTGCCGATAAAGACTCAATCTTCTATCACTATCAGCAACTTATCTCGCTGCGTAAAGCACACCCAGTGATTGTCTATGGCGATTTCATCCCGCTACTGGAAGATCACCCACAACTGTTCGCCTATGAACGCAAGGGGCTTGAAGAGCACATTGTGGTATTTAGTAACTTCAGTGCTGAATCCATCAGTGTTGAGCTACCCAACCACTTGGTTGGTCAGCAGGTCAAGACCTTAATCAGCAACGGTCACTCACTCGAGTCGCTCAGCAATGAAATAGACCTCGAACCATTCGAATCTATCGTAGTTAAGCTCTAG
- the malE gene encoding maltose/maltodextrin ABC transporter substrate-binding protein MalE yields MNKFLKPLSICTLAVLASSPVMAMTEGEITIWINGDKSYEGLAEIGRQFEEDTGVKVIVQHPESLEERFEKVAAKGMGPDIIIWAHDRFGGYAEAGLLKELNPSQEFKNKLIDFSWDAVTVNGKIMGYPIAIETPSLIYNKDLLPEPPKTWEELAAIHKNMAEQGKQAIMWDVKNAYFTWPMISSGGAYAFEKIEGGYNGAKTGVNNEAGIKGLQFLVDMVNQGVVNPDMDYSVSEAAFSKGEVAMTINGPWSWGNLDKMGLNYGVAELPTLNGGKGNPFVGVLSAGINAGSPNEDLAVELLENYLFVDDALKIMNDDKPLGAVTLKSFQKILESDQRIKATMTNAENGEIMPNIPQMTAYWFAEGAAIDNAMQGKQTVKQALDTAAKQIIK; encoded by the coding sequence ATGAACAAGTTCCTGAAACCTCTTTCTATTTGTACTCTGGCAGTATTGGCTTCTAGCCCTGTTATGGCGATGACCGAAGGTGAAATCACGATTTGGATCAACGGTGATAAAAGCTACGAAGGTTTAGCTGAAATTGGTAGACAGTTTGAAGAAGATACTGGGGTCAAAGTCATTGTTCAGCACCCTGAATCTTTAGAAGAACGATTTGAAAAAGTCGCCGCGAAAGGAATGGGGCCAGATATTATCATTTGGGCACATGACCGATTCGGTGGCTATGCAGAGGCTGGCCTTCTAAAGGAGCTCAATCCTAGCCAAGAATTTAAAAACAAACTCATCGATTTCAGTTGGGATGCGGTCACGGTTAACGGCAAGATTATGGGTTACCCAATCGCCATTGAGACACCTTCGCTTATCTACAACAAAGACTTATTGCCTGAGCCGCCAAAAACATGGGAAGAGCTCGCCGCTATTCACAAAAACATGGCAGAGCAAGGTAAACAAGCCATTATGTGGGACGTAAAGAACGCCTACTTTACTTGGCCAATGATTTCGTCGGGCGGCGCGTACGCATTTGAAAAGATCGAAGGCGGCTATAATGGCGCAAAAACCGGCGTGAATAATGAAGCGGGTATTAAGGGACTTCAGTTTCTTGTCGACATGGTGAACCAAGGCGTCGTCAATCCCGATATGGATTACTCAGTGTCCGAAGCTGCCTTTAGCAAAGGTGAAGTTGCCATGACGATTAATGGCCCTTGGTCTTGGGGTAACCTTGATAAAATGGGGCTTAACTATGGTGTGGCCGAGCTTCCAACCCTAAATGGCGGTAAGGGCAATCCGTTTGTCGGCGTCCTCAGTGCCGGTATTAATGCTGGGAGCCCAAATGAAGATTTAGCCGTCGAACTATTAGAAAACTACCTGTTCGTAGATGACGCGTTAAAAATCATGAATGACGACAAACCGCTTGGTGCCGTCACACTAAAAAGCTTCCAGAAAATCCTAGAAAGCGATCAGCGAATCAAAGCAACAATGACCAATGCTGAAAATGGCGAGATCATGCCTAACATTCCTCAGATGACCGCTTACTGGTTTGCCGAAGGAGCTGCAATTGACAACGCAATGCAAGGAAAACAAACCGTAAAACAAGCGCTTGATACGGCAGCGAAGCAAATCATTAAATAA
- a CDS encoding LysR family transcriptional regulator: protein MDKQYRYFYEVARQGSIKAAADKLFISQPSLTTAIKKLEEQLGADLFVRKSKGVELTEYGWVYFRYVQEVQEKHIQMMHQLSDMKLRSGGKVKLGIGEAWWQCFGSEAVQQFTKQFPNSSMHIEFGNGLSMLHHLINDDIDLFVGHEIIGINTRHRVRFIPLFQEREAWYVRPEHPLRGEANIADKAKDYPLVKVTPDHARHGDVLTEEGAELFTVAAQNTQVTYELDSLSASIDMVKMSNAIMPYTSEMEAFFVNQGLALLWLNKKQLGQVGIYTKVGDFTTPTQALIDLIIKKAES, encoded by the coding sequence ATGGATAAGCAATATCGTTATTTTTATGAAGTTGCGCGGCAGGGCAGCATAAAAGCCGCTGCTGATAAGCTCTTTATCAGTCAACCTTCCTTGACGACAGCAATTAAAAAGTTAGAAGAGCAACTTGGGGCGGACTTGTTCGTCAGAAAGTCAAAAGGAGTAGAGCTTACGGAATATGGTTGGGTGTACTTTCGCTATGTTCAGGAGGTGCAAGAAAAGCACATCCAGATGATGCATCAATTGTCGGATATGAAGCTCAGAAGCGGTGGTAAGGTTAAGCTTGGTATTGGAGAGGCTTGGTGGCAGTGCTTTGGCTCTGAAGCGGTGCAGCAGTTCACAAAACAGTTTCCGAATAGCTCAATGCATATCGAATTTGGCAATGGTTTGTCTATGCTGCATCACCTTATTAACGATGATATTGACCTGTTTGTTGGTCATGAAATTATAGGTATAAACACACGTCATCGTGTTCGTTTTATTCCGCTTTTTCAGGAACGTGAAGCTTGGTACGTTCGACCGGAGCACCCTTTAAGAGGCGAAGCCAATATCGCTGACAAAGCTAAAGACTATCCGCTGGTTAAGGTGACACCTGATCACGCTCGCCATGGCGATGTACTTACGGAAGAGGGAGCGGAGTTGTTCACTGTTGCCGCGCAAAATACTCAAGTCACGTATGAGCTAGATTCGCTTTCGGCCAGTATTGATATGGTTAAAATGAGCAACGCGATTATGCCTTATACCTCTGAGATGGAGGCGTTTTTTGTTAACCAAGGTTTGGCCCTGTTATGGCTAAACAAAAAGCAGCTTGGTCAGGTAGGGATTTACACTAAGGTCGGTGACTTTACCACTCCGACTCAAGCCCTAATCGATTTAATCATAAAAAAAGCCGAGAGTTAA